Proteins encoded together in one Candidatus Bathyarchaeota archaeon window:
- the rdgB gene encoding RdgB/HAM1 family non-canonical purine NTP pyrophosphatase yields the protein MKENKIWLATGNNLKVEEAKMVMAEYGIELGHIKVDRIEIQSDDPREITVYSLTQLPEDGRPVAIEDAGIFIDHYGGFPGPYSSYTLQKLDNPGILKLMEGVENRKVAYHSCVGFRNSGEVHIFQGTVRGRVADEIRGTNGFGYDPIFIPEEGDGSTFGEMNKDEKNAISHRARAFGALAIWLKAQE from the coding sequence TTGAAAGAGAATAAGATCTGGCTTGCAACTGGGAACAACCTCAAGGTTGAGGAGGCCAAGATGGTCATGGCGGAGTACGGGATTGAACTTGGCCACATCAAGGTAGACCGGATTGAGATCCAGTCCGACGACCCTAGGGAGATCACGGTTTACAGCCTCACTCAGCTTCCAGAGGATGGGAGACCTGTCGCCATAGAGGATGCAGGTATCTTTATCGATCACTACGGGGGTTTTCCTGGTCCATATTCCTCTTATACACTTCAAAAACTTGACAACCCCGGTATCCTGAAGCTAATGGAGGGGGTAGAGAATCGGAAAGTTGCGTACCATTCATGCGTGGGTTTTAGGAATAGCGGTGAGGTTCATATCTTCCAGGGTACAGTGAGGGGTAGAGTCGCTGATGAGATAAGAGGGACCAACGGATTTGGATATGACCCTATTTTCATTCCTGAGGAGGGAGATGGGAGCACCTTCGGGGAGATGAACAAGGACGAGAAGAACGCCATCTCCCATAGGGCGAGGGCCTTTGGAGCCCTCGCGATTTGGCTCAAAGCCCAAGAATGA
- the kae1 gene encoding KEOPS complex N(6)-L-threonylcarbamoyladenine synthase Kae1, protein MAELGVETCLGIESTADNLGIGVVRSDGVILANVITTHVPEKGGIHPREAARHHARVMGETLSEALETASIVARDLDYIAFSQGPGMGPSLRTGATAARALAARLGVPLVGVNHCIAHIEIGRLTTGAVDPLSLYVSGGNTLVTGFESGYYRIFGETLDIAIGNCLDTFSREAGLPYPGGPAVEQLALDGRTLIPLPYVVKGMDLSYSGLLTAVTKAFRTGKWRLEDLCFSLQEVAYSMLGEVTERALAHTGKQELLLTGGVGANNRLRAMVDSIAEEHGATPKFVPIRYATDNGAMIAWTGVIAFRSGVTTPINKSHIDPMWRLDRVEVPWRS, encoded by the coding sequence GTGGCGGAATTAGGGGTAGAGACCTGCCTGGGCATCGAATCAACTGCTGACAACCTCGGTATAGGGGTCGTAAGATCCGACGGGGTTATCCTAGCCAACGTGATAACAACCCATGTTCCCGAGAAAGGCGGAATCCACCCTAGGGAGGCTGCCCGCCATCACGCAAGGGTCATGGGAGAAACCCTCTCTGAGGCTCTGGAAACTGCAAGCATCGTCGCTCGTGACCTTGACTATATCGCTTTTAGCCAGGGACCAGGAATGGGGCCATCCCTCCGCACAGGAGCCACCGCGGCCAGAGCTCTCGCAGCCAGACTTGGAGTTCCACTCGTAGGCGTGAATCACTGTATTGCCCATATTGAGATCGGTCGTCTCACAACGGGGGCTGTGGATCCTCTCTCCCTCTATGTCTCGGGTGGGAACACCCTTGTTACTGGATTTGAATCAGGGTACTATAGGATATTTGGTGAGACTTTAGATATTGCTATTGGGAACTGTCTTGACACATTCTCTAGGGAGGCTGGACTTCCCTACCCCGGGGGGCCTGCAGTGGAGCAGCTCGCCCTGGATGGGAGAACCTTGATACCCCTTCCCTATGTGGTGAAGGGTATGGACCTGAGCTATAGTGGGCTCCTCACAGCTGTCACTAAGGCGTTTAGAACGGGGAAGTGGAGGCTCGAGGATCTATGTTTCAGTCTCCAAGAAGTAGCTTACAGTATGCTGGGAGAGGTTACCGAGCGGGCCCTTGCCCACACGGGGAAGCAGGAACTTCTCCTTACAGGGGGGGTGGGGGCAAACAATAGACTGCGGGCTATGGTCGACAGCATCGCTGAGGAGCACGGTGCCACCCCAAAATTTGTCCCAATACGTTATGCAACAGACAACGGGGCCATGATCGCGTGGACGGGGGTGATCGCTTTCCGGAGCGGTGTTACGACTCCTATAAATAAGAGCCATATCGACCCAATGTGGAGGCTAGACAGGGTGGAGGTGCCATGGCGAAGCTAA
- a CDS encoding ABC transporter ATP-binding protein — protein sequence MKETLLQVENLKTWFFVSDGIIKAVDGVTFNVNKGEVLGLVGESGSGKSVTARSIMRLVPDPPGKIVDGKVLLEGLDLLKITEYDMRRIRGGKISMSFQDPMTYLNPVHRVKDQIAEAIILHQNLQKKEALEKAVELMKLVQIPDAPLRANDYPHQLSGGMRQRILLAIALSCNPDLLIADEPTTALDVIVQAEVLALFKDLKEKLNLSIILITHDMGVVVNLADRIAVMYAGRIVELGDKIKIVTSPEHPYTIGLLASLPKIEKDRSELISIPGDVPDMANPPSGCRFHPRCSFIETRCIEEIPPLKEYENGHFIACFRNDF from the coding sequence GTGAAAGAAACCCTGCTTCAAGTAGAAAATCTCAAAACATGGTTTTTTGTCTCAGATGGAATAATTAAGGCTGTTGATGGGGTTACATTTAATGTAAATAAAGGCGAAGTACTGGGTCTTGTGGGTGAATCAGGCTCTGGTAAAAGTGTTACAGCTCGTTCTATTATGCGGTTAGTTCCTGATCCACCCGGAAAGATCGTTGATGGAAAGGTTCTACTTGAAGGTTTAGACCTCCTTAAAATAACAGAGTATGATATGAGACGTATACGCGGTGGAAAGATATCAATGAGTTTTCAAGACCCTATGACCTATCTTAATCCAGTACATAGGGTAAAAGATCAAATAGCTGAAGCCATAATCCTACATCAAAATCTGCAAAAAAAAGAAGCCCTCGAAAAAGCTGTTGAACTCATGAAGCTGGTACAAATACCCGATGCTCCTCTAAGGGCCAATGACTACCCTCACCAATTGAGTGGCGGTATGCGACAACGTATTTTACTTGCAATAGCTCTCAGTTGTAACCCAGATCTCCTTATAGCAGACGAGCCCACGACTGCGTTGGACGTTATTGTTCAAGCGGAGGTCTTAGCTCTCTTCAAAGATTTAAAAGAAAAATTGAATCTATCCATTATCTTGATAACTCATGATATGGGTGTGGTAGTAAATCTTGCTGATCGAATAGCCGTAATGTACGCGGGTAGGATCGTGGAGTTAGGAGATAAAATTAAAATAGTTACATCCCCAGAACACCCTTACACGATTGGGTTGCTTGCCTCTTTACCGAAAATAGAAAAAGATCGGAGCGAGCTTATCTCAATCCCTGGAGATGTTCCTGATATGGCTAATCCACCATCTGGATGTCGTTTCCACCCTAGATGTTCTTTTATTGAAACTCGCTGTATAGAGGAAATTCCTCCTTTGAAAGAGTATGAAAATGGACATTTTATAGCTTGCTTTAGAAATGACTTTTAG
- a CDS encoding ATP-binding cassette domain-containing protein, producing the protein MSDTLLNISGLTKHFPVKSSVFSTGKGFVHAVDDISFKVEKGETFSLVGETGSGKTTTGRLITRLIEPTSGEIWFDGKDLMKLGKQELRKTRRDIQMIFQDPYSSLNPRMTVENIVGLPLRTQNMIKGSEKRQRVIELLEIVGLVPGAKLVDRYPHEFSGGQRQRIGVARALALNPKLIVADEPVSSLDISIRAQILNLLIELKKDYNLTYLLIAHDFSVVRHMSDWVYVMYLGKGMEMARVTDLYNSPLHPYTKALLSAIPSTDPYEQSERIPLRGEMPSPINLPSGCRFHTRCPNSTKECTLIIPDLIEVEPEHWVSCLRWEEIRGS; encoded by the coding sequence ATGAGTGACACACTTTTAAATATTAGCGGACTAACAAAACATTTCCCTGTGAAAAGTAGTGTTTTCTCCACAGGTAAAGGATTCGTACATGCGGTAGATGACATATCGTTCAAAGTTGAAAAAGGAGAAACCTTTAGCCTAGTCGGGGAGACAGGTAGCGGCAAGACCACTACAGGTAGACTTATCACGCGTTTAATAGAACCAACATCTGGCGAGATTTGGTTTGATGGAAAAGATTTGATGAAACTCGGCAAACAAGAACTGAGAAAAACGAGACGGGATATTCAGATGATCTTTCAAGATCCCTATTCTTCCCTGAATCCTCGGATGACTGTGGAAAATATAGTTGGTTTACCTCTTAGAACACAAAACATGATCAAGGGATCCGAGAAACGCCAACGAGTCATTGAACTTTTAGAAATTGTAGGTCTTGTACCCGGAGCAAAACTTGTAGATAGATATCCTCATGAGTTTAGTGGCGGACAGAGACAAAGAATAGGTGTAGCCCGAGCTTTAGCCCTCAACCCAAAACTCATTGTAGCTGATGAACCCGTATCTTCTTTAGATATTTCAATCAGGGCTCAAATATTAAATCTCTTAATAGAATTGAAGAAAGATTATAATTTAACTTATCTATTAATTGCCCACGATTTTTCCGTTGTAAGACACATGAGTGACTGGGTTTATGTCATGTATTTAGGAAAAGGAATGGAAATGGCTCGAGTAACCGATCTCTATAACTCACCTTTACACCCGTACACAAAGGCTTTGTTATCCGCCATCCCTTCAACAGACCCCTATGAACAATCAGAGAGAATACCGTTGAGAGGAGAAATGCCCAGTCCGATTAATCTACCTTCTGGATGTCGTTTCCACACCCGATGTCCAAATTCAACTAAGGAGTGTACCTTGATTATACCAGATTTGATTGAGGTAGAACCGGAACACTGGGTTTCTTGTCTACGGTGGGAAGAAATAAGGGGAAGTTAA
- a CDS encoding flavin reductase family protein: MTREKVGDFRFGNETHKLMLGDGLYLVTKGKDRRVNAMTIGWGFIGTMWKRPFFIVAVRLSRHTYRLMEESDSFTVCLPSKGMTDALDFCGTESGRDHDKLQELGLTAKKSFLVAAPYIEECPVHYECKISFKTIVQQGALSEEIEAGVYPNRNYHILYYGEILGVYAIKDAEQKLP, encoded by the coding sequence ATGACAAGAGAAAAAGTTGGAGACTTCCGGTTTGGCAATGAGACCCATAAGCTCATGCTGGGGGATGGTCTATATCTTGTGACTAAGGGAAAAGATAGACGGGTCAATGCAATGACCATCGGCTGGGGGTTCATTGGGACCATGTGGAAGAGACCTTTTTTCATTGTCGCGGTTAGACTCTCTAGGCACACATACAGGCTAATGGAAGAATCCGATAGTTTTACGGTCTGTCTCCCTTCGAAGGGAATGACCGACGCTCTGGATTTCTGTGGAACAGAATCAGGGAGAGATCATGACAAGCTCCAGGAGCTAGGGTTAACAGCCAAAAAGAGTTTCCTGGTCGCGGCGCCCTATATTGAGGAGTGCCCTGTGCACTATGAGTGCAAGATTTCGTTTAAAACTATAGTGCAACAAGGGGCCCTTTCAGAAGAAATTGAGGCTGGCGTCTATCCCAACCGAAACTATCATATTCTCTATTATGGCGAAATCCTGGGCGTCTATGCTATAAAGGACGCTGAGCAAAAACTTCCTTGA
- a CDS encoding NifU family protein produces MRTEVSQALSEVRPRLQMDGGDVELVEIDDGVVKVRLLGHCAGCPMSQMTVKMGIENYLKKKVPGVKSVESVQ; encoded by the coding sequence TTGAGAACAGAAGTTTCCCAAGCACTTAGTGAAGTTCGCCCTAGACTCCAAATGGACGGAGGAGACGTAGAGCTAGTCGAGATTGATGACGGAGTAGTTAAAGTTAGGCTTTTAGGTCACTGCGCTGGTTGCCCCATGTCCCAGATGACCGTTAAGATGGGCATAGAGAACTACCTTAAGAAGAAAGTGCCCGGAGTAAAATCCGTAGAGTCAGTCCAGTGA
- a CDS encoding ABC transporter permease, whose protein sequence is MSPRSPTFHAIKLQKDRLLGFWVRFKKNKAALFGLFIFIFFLIIAVFAPFLAPHDPFDMNLYDPDAPFKRPQSEYILGTDEFGRDQLSRLMYGARTSLFIGFLSTGVAFFIGVALGSIAGFYGGRVDNLIMRVVDIFLMLPTFFMILVVAAVFGSNIWNVMWIMGLTGWPGLTRLVRAEFLAFKNMDFVLAAEGSGATDFHIIFREILPNAIFPAIVSASMRVSGAIMTESSLSFLGLGDPNAVSWGWILNESMRAFRIAWWLSLFPGFCITFLAIGFNLLGDGLNDALNPHLKER, encoded by the coding sequence ATGAGTCCAAGAAGCCCCACATTTCATGCAATAAAACTCCAAAAAGACAGACTCCTCGGATTCTGGGTGAGATTTAAAAAGAATAAAGCTGCGCTTTTTGGACTATTTATCTTTATCTTTTTTTTAATAATAGCTGTATTCGCCCCTTTTCTAGCACCCCATGATCCCTTCGATATGAATCTTTATGATCCAGATGCGCCATTCAAACGACCTCAATCAGAATACATTTTAGGCACAGATGAATTTGGAAGAGATCAACTTAGTCGTTTGATGTATGGCGCTAGAACTTCTTTGTTTATAGGTTTCTTATCAACGGGTGTTGCTTTCTTTATTGGTGTAGCTCTGGGATCAATCGCTGGATTCTATGGAGGCCGAGTTGATAATTTAATTATGAGAGTCGTTGATATTTTTCTGATGCTTCCTACTTTCTTTATGATTCTAGTCGTAGCTGCCGTGTTTGGAAGCAATATATGGAATGTTATGTGGATCATGGGGCTCACTGGATGGCCTGGTCTGACCCGTCTTGTTAGAGCTGAGTTTCTAGCCTTTAAAAATATGGATTTCGTATTGGCAGCTGAAGGTTCTGGAGCTACTGACTTTCATATTATATTCCGAGAGATACTGCCCAATGCAATCTTTCCGGCTATAGTTAGTGCTTCTATGAGGGTATCAGGTGCAATCATGACTGAATCCTCTCTCAGTTTCTTGGGCTTAGGAGACCCAAACGCCGTTAGTTGGGGTTGGATTCTTAATGAGTCTATGAGAGCGTTTAGAATAGCTTGGTGGCTATCTTTGTTTCCGGGATTTTGCATAACTTTCCTAGCTATAGGTTTCAATCTTCTAGGGGATGGTCTAAATGACGCCTTAAATCCACACTTAAAAGAGAGATGA
- a CDS encoding ABC transporter permease, giving the protein MKKIVATRLLQAIPLIFIIITINFVIMQLAPGDPVDFLVSGLEGVPSGYLDMVKAKYGFDKPMHEQLIIYMSNLLRGEFGFSFYFQQPVIKTMIPALRNTLLLTGTSLIIELSGIILGIIASKKVYSLTDNVITVSTLVTFNMPYFWLAILFLLIFGLHLGLFPITGMYTIGTTGMEKIYSMMWHLVLPATCLSIGRIALYTRYTRASMLEVLKLDYITTAWAKGCSERTILFRHAFRNALIPIVTVITLRLRMLFTGAVLVETVFAWPGMGRLIYDSIFRRDYNVIMANFLVIAIITILLNILADIIYAYVDPRVRYQ; this is encoded by the coding sequence ATGAAAAAAATTGTTGCAACACGTTTGTTGCAGGCTATTCCGTTAATATTCATAATAATTACCATAAATTTTGTAATAATGCAGCTAGCGCCGGGAGATCCGGTTGACTTTTTGGTATCTGGTCTAGAGGGAGTGCCCTCAGGTTATTTGGATATGGTCAAGGCTAAATATGGTTTTGATAAGCCAATGCACGAACAACTCATTATCTATATGAGCAATTTACTGCGAGGTGAATTTGGATTTTCTTTCTATTTTCAGCAACCTGTTATTAAGACAATGATCCCAGCGCTTAGAAACACTCTTCTACTTACAGGCACATCCTTAATCATAGAATTATCGGGGATAATACTGGGTATAATTGCCTCGAAAAAGGTTTATTCTCTGACTGATAATGTAATAACGGTTTCAACCTTAGTCACCTTTAACATGCCATATTTTTGGTTAGCGATTCTATTTTTGCTTATTTTTGGCCTCCATTTAGGTCTCTTTCCGATCACGGGAATGTACACAATTGGAACAACTGGTATGGAAAAGATATATAGTATGATGTGGCACCTCGTTCTCCCTGCAACTTGTCTTAGCATCGGGCGAATAGCATTATATACACGATATACACGTGCCAGCATGTTAGAAGTATTGAAATTAGATTATATCACAACTGCATGGGCTAAGGGTTGCTCTGAAAGAACTATTCTCTTTAGGCATGCATTTAGAAACGCCCTGATCCCCATCGTGACTGTAATTACGCTTAGATTGAGAATGTTATTTACCGGTGCTGTACTTGTTGAAACGGTTTTTGCATGGCCTGGAATGGGTAGATTAATCTATGATTCAATATTTAGAAGAGATTATAATGTAATTATGGCTAATTTTTTAGTAATTGCTATTATAACGATTCTTCTCAATATATTGGCCGATATAATTTATGCCTATGTTGATCCACGGGTGAGATATCAATGA
- a CDS encoding ABC transporter substrate-binding protein yields the protein MKRTIKSLIVAFLLILLLIPSLGVQAAEQPRYGGILRIGWRGNPISFNGFLNYWSTSRDLHQQVYNRLIGIDADKNLVPDLAHSWDIEDNGKKFTFYLNKDVRWHDGVPFTSADVKWHWEKLMEPDVVTYVKPKIASLLSVEAPDPYTVVFTFSQTTQPILFAYFQSDTYIHPKHIFDGQPLETNPANMAPVGTGPFKVTEFKPESYCTMVANEDYFKGRPYLDGIVWKIIPSTEARLIAYEAGEIDLTSPPKAELSRMDADPNTGLRWGQSSGTHRITFNYRPEAIAAHPWLAVKEVKQAIAHAIDKQLIIDRVQKGFATIAHTGMGAGAGAWVNKDAQIYEYDPAKAKELLDAAGYPVGSNGFRFEMPWITYDRDYAVQASEIIKAQLKEVGIDMTIIPVEYVTYVSLYEHGENGMAEYPATYNHMGGWPPEEIGSWMHGKPEGGMNMGFYDNAEVDALLDEGAVTTDAAKRKEIYDEVQALNAIELPYIHLFSTEGAYIYNSDFKNMESTRSVTSYKAYDEVWWIHGDLPEAEAEPVAGATGAKGASGATGAKGASGATGATGAAGAVGTT from the coding sequence ATGAAAAGAACAATAAAGAGTTTGATCGTTGCTTTTCTCTTAATACTCCTTTTAATTCCAAGTTTAGGCGTTCAGGCTGCTGAACAACCTAGGTATGGTGGGATCTTGAGAATAGGCTGGCGGGGTAACCCGATCAGCTTTAATGGCTTCTTAAACTATTGGAGCACTTCTAGAGACCTCCATCAACAGGTTTACAACCGTTTGATTGGTATCGATGCAGACAAAAATCTAGTACCCGATCTAGCACATTCATGGGATATAGAAGATAATGGAAAGAAATTCACCTTCTATCTTAACAAGGATGTGAGATGGCATGACGGCGTTCCTTTCACTTCAGCCGACGTAAAATGGCATTGGGAAAAATTAATGGAACCTGATGTCGTAACATATGTCAAGCCAAAGATTGCTAGCTTATTGTCTGTAGAGGCACCAGATCCATATACGGTTGTCTTTACTTTTAGTCAGACTACCCAGCCAATCCTGTTTGCCTATTTCCAGTCAGACACATATATACACCCCAAACACATTTTCGATGGACAACCCCTTGAGACAAATCCAGCGAATATGGCCCCCGTAGGGACTGGCCCATTCAAGGTCACCGAATTTAAGCCTGAAAGCTACTGTACTATGGTAGCTAACGAGGATTACTTTAAAGGACGACCTTATCTGGACGGCATAGTTTGGAAAATTATTCCAAGTACTGAAGCGCGTCTAATTGCATATGAAGCTGGAGAAATTGATCTAACCTCACCTCCTAAAGCGGAGCTATCTAGAATGGATGCTGACCCAAATACAGGCCTTCGATGGGGTCAATCTTCTGGCACGCACAGGATCACTTTCAACTACCGACCTGAAGCCATTGCTGCACATCCTTGGTTAGCTGTTAAAGAAGTTAAACAGGCGATTGCTCATGCAATAGATAAACAACTCATTATAGACCGTGTTCAGAAAGGTTTTGCTACAATTGCTCACACTGGTATGGGTGCGGGCGCAGGAGCTTGGGTAAACAAAGATGCACAGATCTATGAATATGATCCAGCTAAAGCGAAGGAACTACTAGATGCTGCCGGCTATCCTGTTGGATCAAATGGTTTCCGATTTGAGATGCCTTGGATAACCTATGACCGAGATTATGCGGTTCAGGCTTCTGAGATAATCAAAGCACAGCTGAAAGAGGTGGGCATCGATATGACCATCATACCTGTCGAGTACGTTACTTATGTTTCATTATATGAACATGGAGAAAACGGAATGGCAGAATATCCAGCTACCTACAACCATATGGGTGGTTGGCCTCCTGAGGAGATAGGCAGCTGGATGCACGGCAAACCTGAAGGTGGAATGAACATGGGCTTTTACGATAACGCTGAAGTGGATGCGCTCCTAGATGAAGGGGCGGTAACCACAGATGCAGCAAAACGAAAGGAGATATATGATGAGGTACAGGCATTAAATGCCATAGAGTTGCCCTATATACATCTCTTCTCAACAGAAGGTGCGTACATTTACAACAGCGACTTCAAAAATATGGAATCAACTCGGTCAGTTACGAGCTACAAAGCCTACGACGAAGTATGGTGGATTCATGGAGATCTTCCTGAAGCTGAGGCAGAGCCAGTAGCTGGAGCTACTGGAGCTAAAGGTGCATCTGGTGCGACTGGAGCTAAAGGTGCATCTGGTGCGACTGGAGCAACTGGAGCTGCAGGAGCTGTAGGAACTACA
- a CDS encoding RidA family protein → MSKRPYSTFRKVGNFVFVSGQTGFNPDTRTIGETVEEQTEQTLKNVKAALEEAGSSMNDVVKCSVFLKDTTDFKSMNGVYVTFFGDVPPARTTVGAPLVSPKMLVEIDAIAYIGT, encoded by the coding sequence ATGAGTAAAAGACCCTATTCAACGTTCAGGAAGGTTGGTAACTTTGTCTTCGTTTCTGGACAGACTGGTTTCAATCCTGATACTAGAACAATAGGAGAAACCGTTGAGGAACAGACAGAACAAACTCTCAAGAACGTGAAAGCGGCCCTTGAAGAGGCAGGCTCCTCAATGAATGACGTTGTTAAATGCTCAGTCTTTCTAAAGGACACGACTGACTTTAAGAGTATGAACGGCGTTTACGTCACATTCTTCGGTGATGTTCCCCCTGCGAGAACTACTGTGGGAGCTCCATTGGTGAGCCCTAAGATGTTGGTTGAGATAGACGCTATCGCCTATATTGGTACTTAA
- a CDS encoding KEOPS complex kinase/ATPase Bud32, translating to MAKLTFISKGAEADILLDPNWNGIKAIIKRRGEKRYRVTKLDIAIRRSRTIREASIIHHAKEAGVPTPLIYRVDPDGAQIVMEYIEGETLRDILDIISPEDRARYFREIGRKTGLLHGAGIAHGDLTTSNIIHNGARVVFIDFGLAEMSDEVESQGVDLNLMYRMLISTHYNYTKELFTVFKAGYKETFDKAEEALSRMEEISRRGRYVERE from the coding sequence ATGGCGAAGCTAACCTTCATCTCGAAAGGGGCTGAAGCTGATATCCTTCTAGATCCAAACTGGAACGGAATCAAGGCTATCATCAAGAGGAGGGGGGAGAAGAGATACCGGGTGACTAAGCTTGACATTGCGATCAGGCGTTCCCGGACCATTAGGGAGGCATCCATCATCCACCATGCTAAGGAGGCAGGAGTTCCCACGCCCTTGATCTATAGGGTCGACCCCGATGGAGCCCAGATAGTGATGGAGTACATCGAGGGTGAGACGCTCAGAGATATCTTGGATATAATTAGTCCAGAGGATAGAGCCCGATATTTCAGGGAAATAGGTCGGAAGACCGGGCTACTTCATGGAGCCGGAATTGCCCACGGCGATCTAACTACGTCGAACATTATACATAACGGGGCCAGAGTGGTCTTTATTGACTTTGGCCTCGCGGAGATGTCGGACGAGGTGGAGAGCCAAGGGGTCGACCTCAATCTGATGTATAGGATGCTCATAAGCACCCACTATAACTACACTAAGGAGCTCTTTACTGTCTTCAAGGCTGGGTATAAGGAGACCTTTGACAAGGCAGAAGAAGCCCTGTCTAGGATGGAAGAGATATCTAGAAGGGGAAGATACGTTGAAAGAGAATAA
- a CDS encoding 50S ribosome-binding GTPase, giving the protein MPANLPPNAKAKWNEVTLTKNPEVRLQLMGEFISLVPKHKGTEKMCSQVKRQMAQLREDIDEKKKAAKRRGGPSYFVEKAGAAQVAVVGQTNSGRSSLLRAVTNSSVESTPWPFSTRVPTPGMLPYKDIQFQLVEIPPIVEGSSEGRSDGFQVLSATRNADGIIILVDLTNNPESNLLTVIRELENSRILTEEPRGEVEIIRRGHGSELQFIWEGELNGCTPDDISALLKEYKIRSALVRIRGQVTLDIVEDAMFGNAAYKPTLVIANKADLSSDLDVVKSIRTSAAPLEVIVVSTKTPGVLRETLGAKLFDLLGIVRIYTKQPGKPSAVLPIVGLRGMNVGDLAKIIHSDFYNRFKYARVTGPSAKFEKGRVGIDHVLQDGDIVQFHT; this is encoded by the coding sequence ATGCCGGCTAATCTTCCCCCAAACGCCAAAGCGAAATGGAACGAAGTTACGCTCACCAAAAACCCCGAGGTCCGCCTCCAACTTATGGGGGAATTTATCTCTCTAGTCCCAAAGCACAAGGGTACTGAGAAGATGTGCTCCCAAGTTAAACGCCAGATGGCCCAACTTAGGGAGGATATTGACGAGAAAAAGAAGGCGGCCAAGAGACGGGGTGGACCCTCCTACTTTGTGGAAAAGGCGGGGGCAGCCCAGGTCGCAGTTGTGGGCCAGACCAACTCGGGGAGGAGTAGCCTCCTAAGGGCTGTGACCAACTCCTCAGTAGAGTCCACCCCATGGCCTTTCTCAACACGGGTGCCAACCCCAGGGATGCTTCCATACAAAGACATCCAGTTCCAGCTAGTAGAGATACCCCCCATCGTTGAAGGATCTTCAGAGGGGAGATCGGACGGGTTCCAAGTTCTCAGCGCCACAAGAAACGCCGATGGAATTATCATTCTCGTGGACCTCACGAACAACCCAGAGAGCAACCTCCTTACTGTGATCCGAGAGCTCGAGAACTCCCGGATTCTCACTGAAGAGCCTAGGGGTGAGGTGGAGATAATCCGAAGGGGACACGGTTCAGAGCTCCAGTTCATCTGGGAGGGAGAGCTCAACGGCTGCACTCCCGACGATATTTCCGCCCTCCTGAAGGAGTATAAAATCCGCTCGGCATTGGTCAGAATAAGGGGCCAGGTGACCTTAGATATTGTAGAGGACGCCATGTTTGGGAATGCAGCGTATAAGCCCACCTTGGTCATTGCGAACAAGGCGGATCTCTCGTCGGACCTTGATGTAGTCAAAAGCATAAGGACCTCCGCCGCCCCTCTAGAAGTAATAGTGGTCTCGACCAAGACTCCGGGGGTTCTCAGAGAGACTTTAGGTGCTAAACTTTTCGATCTCCTCGGTATCGTCAGGATCTATACCAAGCAGCCAGGAAAACCTTCGGCAGTCCTACCTATTGTGGGACTTCGAGGGATGAACGTAGGGGACCTCGCAAAGATCATACATAGTGACTTTTATAATAGGTTCAAATATGCCCGGGTCACTGGCCCTAGCGCAAAATTTGAAAAAGGGCGGGTAGGTATCGATCACGTCCTTCAGGACGGTGATATCGTCCAGTTTCACACTTAA